From the genome of Bacteroides sp. MSB163, one region includes:
- the glyA gene encoding serine hydroxymethyltransferase, translated as MKRDDLIFDIIEKEHQRQLKGIELIASENFVSDQVMEAMGSCLTNKYAEGYPGKRYYGGCEVVDQSEQIAIDRIKEIFGAEWANVQPHSGAQANAAVFLAVLNPGDKFMGLNLAHGGHLSHGSLVNTSGIIYTPCEYNLNKETGRVDYDQMEEVALREKPKMIIGGGSAYSREWDYKRMREIADKVGAILMIDMAHPAGLIAAGLLENPVKYAHIVTSTTHKTLRGPRGGIILIGKDFPNPWGKTTPKGEIKMMSQLIDSAVFPGIQGGPLEHVIASKAVAFGEILQPEFKEYAAQVKKNAAVLAQALIDRGFTIVSGGTDNHSMLVDLRSKYPDLTGKVAEKALVSADITVNKNMVPFDSRSAFQTSGIRLGTPAITTRGAKEDLMLEIAEMIETVLSNVENEAVIAEVRARVNKTMEKYPLFAY; from the coding sequence ATGAAAAGAGACGATTTAATTTTCGATATCATCGAAAAAGAACATCAACGTCAGCTCAAAGGTATTGAACTGATTGCATCAGAGAATTTTGTAAGTGACCAAGTAATGGAGGCAATGGGCTCCTGTCTCACTAACAAGTATGCAGAAGGTTATCCCGGCAAACGTTACTACGGAGGTTGTGAAGTAGTAGACCAGAGCGAACAAATTGCTATCGACCGCATAAAGGAGATCTTTGGTGCAGAATGGGCTAACGTGCAACCCCACTCAGGCGCACAGGCTAATGCAGCTGTATTCCTCGCTGTATTGAATCCGGGTGACAAATTCATGGGATTGAATCTGGCTCACGGCGGTCACCTCTCACACGGTTCTTTAGTAAATACTTCCGGTATCATCTATACTCCCTGTGAATATAATCTGAATAAGGAAACCGGTCGCGTAGACTATGACCAGATGGAAGAAGTTGCTTTGCGCGAAAAACCCAAAATGATCATCGGTGGTGGTTCAGCGTATTCTCGCGAATGGGACTACAAGCGTATGCGCGAAATCGCAGACAAAGTAGGTGCTATCCTGATGATCGATATGGCTCACCCTGCCGGACTGATTGCAGCCGGATTGCTGGAAAACCCTGTGAAGTATGCTCATATCGTTACTTCTACCACACATAAGACTTTGCGTGGTCCTCGCGGAGGTATCATCCTGATTGGCAAAGACTTCCCTAACCCTTGGGGCAAAACGACACCGAAGGGTGAAATCAAGATGATGTCTCAGTTGATCGACTCAGCCGTATTCCCAGGTATCCAAGGTGGTCCGTTGGAACACGTCATTGCATCAAAAGCTGTTGCATTCGGTGAAATCCTGCAACCTGAATTCAAAGAATATGCTGCCCAAGTGAAGAAAAATGCGGCCGTACTGGCACAAGCATTAATCGACCGTGGCTTTACAATCGTTTCCGGTGGTACGGATAATCACTCTATGCTGGTCGACCTGCGTAGCAAATATCCTGATCTCACTGGTAAAGTTGCTGAAAAAGCATTGGTATCTGCCGATATCACTGTAAACAAGAATATGGTTCCGTTCGATAGCCGTTCTGCATTCCAAACTTCCGGTATCCGTTTGGGTACTCCTGCCATCACTACCCGTGGCGCCAAAGAAGATCTGATGCTGGAAATTGCAGAAATGATTGAAACGGTTCTGTCCAACGTAGAAAACGAAGCGGTTATTGCCGAAGTTCGCGCACGCGTGAATAAGACTATGGAGAAATATCCGCTGTTCGCATATTAA
- a CDS encoding formate--tetrahydrofolate ligase, with amino-acid sequence MKSDIEIARSIELKKIKQVAENVGIPREEVENYGRYIAKIPTHLIDEEKVKKSNLILVTAITATKAGIGKTTVSIGLALGLNKIGKKAIVALREPSLGPCFGMKGGAAGGGYAQVLPMEKINLHFTGDFHAITSAHNMISALLDNYLYQHQADGFGLKEIIWQRVLDVNDRSLRSIVTGLGPSTNGITEESGFDITPASEIMAILCLAKDIDDLKRRIENIILGFRFDGCPFTVKDLGVAGAITVLLKDAINPNLVQTTEGSAAFVHGGPFANIAHGCNSILATKMAMTFGDYVVTEAGFGADLGAEKFYNIKCRKSGLQPKLTVIVATAQGLKMHGGVSLDRIKEPNMEGLQQGFGNLDKHIRNLRSFGQTVLVAFNRFASDTDEEVEAIRRHCEEKLGVGFAVNNAFAEGGEGAVELANLVVDTIEKKPSEPLNFSYSENDSVEQKIEKIACNLYGASVVTYSIHSRKIIKLIEKMGIGHYPVCIAKTQYSFSADPKIYGAVNNFEFHIKDIVINNGAEMIVAIAGEILRMPGLPKEPQAMHIDIVDGNIEGLS; translated from the coding sequence ATGAAATCAGACATTGAAATAGCCCGCAGCATAGAGCTGAAGAAGATTAAGCAGGTAGCCGAGAATGTAGGTATTCCACGTGAAGAAGTAGAAAACTACGGACGGTATATTGCTAAGATCCCTACACATCTGATTGATGAAGAAAAAGTGAAGAAAAGTAACCTGATTTTGGTAACTGCTATTACTGCTACCAAAGCAGGTATTGGTAAGACTACGGTTTCCATCGGTCTGGCATTGGGGTTGAATAAGATCGGCAAGAAAGCCATCGTTGCTTTGCGTGAACCTTCGTTAGGACCTTGTTTCGGCATGAAGGGTGGAGCGGCAGGTGGCGGTTATGCCCAGGTGCTTCCTATGGAAAAGATAAATCTGCACTTTACAGGAGATTTTCATGCCATCACTTCGGCGCACAATATGATATCCGCATTGCTCGACAATTATCTTTATCAGCATCAGGCGGACGGATTCGGGCTGAAGGAAATCATCTGGCAGCGCGTGCTCGATGTGAACGATCGCTCTTTGCGTAGCATTGTCACCGGTTTAGGTCCCAGTACGAACGGTATTACCGAAGAATCCGGCTTCGATATTACCCCTGCATCCGAAATTATGGCTATTCTTTGTCTGGCAAAGGATATAGACGACCTGAAACGACGGATCGAGAATATCATCCTTGGTTTTCGTTTTGATGGTTGCCCGTTCACTGTGAAGGATTTAGGAGTAGCAGGAGCCATCACTGTCCTGCTGAAAGATGCTATCAATCCGAACTTGGTTCAGACAACCGAAGGATCGGCAGCTTTTGTTCACGGTGGTCCCTTCGCAAATATTGCGCATGGTTGTAACTCTATTCTTGCAACGAAAATGGCAATGACTTTCGGAGATTATGTTGTGACGGAAGCCGGTTTCGGTGCTGATCTTGGTGCGGAGAAATTTTATAATATCAAATGTCGTAAAAGTGGATTGCAACCTAAACTGACAGTGATTGTGGCTACTGCACAAGGTTTGAAGATGCATGGAGGTGTCAGTCTGGATCGTATTAAAGAACCCAATATGGAAGGATTGCAACAAGGCTTCGGTAATCTCGATAAACATATACGCAATCTACGTTCATTCGGTCAGACGGTGTTGGTTGCCTTCAATCGTTTTGCCAGTGATACGGACGAGGAGGTAGAAGCAATCCGCCGGCATTGCGAAGAGAAGTTAGGTGTAGGGTTCGCTGTCAATAATGCCTTTGCAGAAGGAGGAGAGGGAGCTGTGGAACTCGCTAATCTGGTAGTGGATACTATTGAGAAGAAACCTTCTGAACCCTTGAACTTCAGTTATAGTGAAAATGACAGTGTAGAACAAAAGATAGAGAAGATAGCTTGCAATCTTTACGGTGCCAGTGTGGTGACTTACAGTATCCATTCACGTAAAATCATCAAATTGATAGAGAAGATGGGCATTGGGCATTATCCCGTTTGCATTGCCAAAACACAATATTCTTTCTCTGCCGATCCGAAAATATACGGTGCGGTGAACAACTTTGAATTTCATATCAAGGATATTGTAATCAATAACGGTGCGGAAATGATTGTTGCCATCGCCGGAGAAATTCTGCGTATGCCGGGGCTTCCCAAAGAGCCACAAGCTATGCACATTGACATTGTAGATGGAAATATAGAAGGATTGAGCTAA
- a CDS encoding TlpA disulfide reductase family protein gives MRKGIVMLFLSASVWTAQAQGTFTIEGQVKNVEDGTLVTLFRLDGNVGNSIGVDTIRNGHFRFQAETLGNETEIVDMMGRSDKFPSMSLRLWVRPGDNIQISGENTLIRTWDVKSTVPEQVANQAFINDSRELWNEYQRNALLQRAYRRKYAGSAVEEERQVIRAQVDSLRKVEDEISVRIDANTIKRMKQIPVDDIWLEQLRKLAMSAKYTENYPYKEEVIALYEGLADEKKQTSWAMDTYTYLFPPQVVEVGDEMADADLYDLEGNVHHLADFKGKYIMLDFWSRGCGPCLMALPEMKEVAEMYKDRLTIVSLSIDTKKGWEAASKTHEMTWQNLNDLKGSNGLYAKYGVRGIPNYVLISPEGRIVEKWFGYGKQSLKRKLRRLLNANEYVMSLGEENGHKVVNFPTVKKSNNDIPEIRQVVLTDTATVLRIRAYYTPKYWIQIMKNIQLVADNGTVCPVLRSEGIPLGEKFYMPESGEADYTLYFAPLPEGTRSFDMVEPGDSNSDRVEGISLTLE, from the coding sequence ATGAGAAAAGGGATTGTGATGTTATTCTTATCAGCAAGTGTTTGGACAGCACAAGCTCAAGGGACTTTTACAATAGAAGGACAGGTAAAGAATGTAGAAGACGGAACTTTAGTCACCTTGTTTCGTTTAGATGGAAATGTGGGCAACAGTATCGGTGTTGATACGATTCGTAACGGACATTTTCGTTTCCAGGCAGAAACATTGGGAAATGAAACCGAAATAGTGGACATGATGGGAAGAAGTGACAAGTTTCCTTCTATGAGCTTAAGGCTTTGGGTTCGTCCGGGAGATAATATACAGATAAGCGGTGAAAACACACTGATACGAACTTGGGATGTGAAAAGCACTGTTCCGGAACAAGTGGCTAATCAGGCTTTTATAAACGACTCACGCGAATTGTGGAATGAATATCAGCGCAATGCTTTATTGCAGCGTGCATACCGCCGGAAGTATGCAGGGAGTGCGGTGGAAGAAGAAAGACAGGTGATACGTGCACAAGTTGACAGTTTGCGGAAGGTAGAGGATGAAATTAGTGTCCGCATTGATGCCAACACTATAAAACGCATGAAGCAGATTCCTGTTGACGATATTTGGCTGGAGCAGTTGAGAAAGTTGGCAATGTCGGCTAAGTATACTGAAAATTATCCCTATAAAGAAGAAGTGATTGCTCTGTATGAAGGACTGGCCGATGAGAAAAAACAAACCTCTTGGGCAATGGATACATATACATATCTCTTTCCTCCCCAAGTAGTGGAAGTGGGTGATGAAATGGCAGATGCTGATTTGTACGACCTGGAGGGAAATGTACACCACTTGGCTGATTTTAAAGGTAAATATATCATGCTGGATTTCTGGAGTCGTGGTTGCGGTCCGTGTCTTATGGCTCTACCTGAAATGAAGGAAGTGGCTGAGATGTACAAAGATCGCTTGACGATAGTAAGTCTGAGCATTGATACCAAGAAAGGGTGGGAAGCAGCTTCTAAAACCCATGAAATGACTTGGCAGAATCTGAATGACTTGAAAGGAAGCAATGGATTATATGCCAAATACGGAGTACGTGGAATTCCAAATTATGTCCTTATTTCACCTGAAGGACGCATTGTGGAAAAATGGTTCGGATACGGGAAACAGAGCTTGAAACGAAAACTCCGCCGCCTGCTGAATGCAAACGAATATGTGATGAGCTTAGGGGAAGAGAATGGACATAAAGTGGTGAACTTCCCGACGGTGAAGAAAAGCAATAATGATATTCCTGAAATCCGCCAGGTAGTATTAACGGATACTGCTACGGTCCTGCGGATTCGTGCCTATTATACACCTAAATACTGGATACAAATAATGAAGAATATCCAGTTAGTAGCGGACAATGGAACTGTATGTCCGGTTCTTCGTTCGGAAGGTATTCCTTTAGGGGAGAAATTCTATATGCCGGAAAGTGGAGAGGCCGATTATACTCTTTATTTCGCTCCACTGCCTGAAGGAACACGTTCTTTCGATATGGTCGAACCGGGAGACTCGAATTCAGACCGTGTAGAAGGTATCTCTTTGACACTTGAATAA
- the fucO gene encoding lactaldehyde reductase yields MINRFVLNEVSYFGPGAREVLPQEIKRLGLKKAFVSTDKDLIKFGVADKVLSVLDKAGIPYVVFSDIKPNPTVSNVNAGVKAFAESGADFILAIGGGSSIDTSKAIGIITNNPEFSDVVSLEGVAPTQKKSVPIIALPTTAGTAAEVTINYVITDEVNEKKMVCVDPNDIPAIAIVDAELMYTLPKGLTASTGLDALTHAIEGLITKGAWEMSDMFEIKAIEMITRYLETAVFEPTNAEARNGMAVAQYIAGMAFSNVGLGVVHGMAHPLGAIFDIPHGVANALLLPIIMEFNAPAALDKYVEIAKAMTVYKEGMSQEEAARAAVDAVRALSVRVGIPQHLSELGIKESDLDKLATAAIADVCTPGNPREVTKEIILDLYKKAL; encoded by the coding sequence ATGATTAACAGATTCGTCTTGAACGAAGTATCCTACTTCGGACCGGGTGCCCGCGAAGTGCTCCCACAGGAAATTAAACGTCTCGGCTTGAAAAAAGCTTTTGTATCCACCGACAAAGATTTGATTAAATTTGGAGTAGCCGACAAGGTGCTATCCGTACTGGATAAGGCAGGTATACCCTATGTTGTATTCAGCGATATTAAACCAAATCCTACGGTTAGTAATGTAAATGCAGGTGTGAAGGCGTTTGCAGAATCCGGTGCCGATTTTATTCTGGCTATTGGTGGTGGTTCTTCCATCGATACATCAAAAGCTATCGGCATTATCACTAATAATCCGGAATTCAGTGATGTGGTTTCTCTGGAAGGAGTGGCGCCGACTCAGAAGAAGTCCGTGCCTATCATTGCTCTGCCTACTACAGCGGGAACGGCTGCTGAGGTAACCATTAACTACGTGATTACCGACGAAGTGAATGAAAAGAAGATGGTATGCGTAGATCCGAATGATATTCCTGCCATCGCCATTGTAGATGCCGAATTGATGTACACTTTGCCTAAAGGGCTGACCGCTTCTACGGGATTGGATGCATTGACACATGCTATTGAAGGTCTGATTACTAAGGGAGCTTGGGAAATGAGCGATATGTTTGAAATTAAAGCTATCGAAATGATTACCCGTTATCTGGAAACGGCCGTGTTTGAGCCGACGAATGCAGAGGCGCGTAATGGTATGGCGGTAGCGCAATATATTGCAGGTATGGCTTTTTCTAATGTAGGTTTGGGCGTTGTTCACGGCATGGCACATCCGTTGGGTGCTATTTTCGATATACCTCATGGTGTGGCTAATGCGTTGTTGCTGCCCATCATTATGGAGTTCAATGCTCCTGCTGCGCTTGATAAGTATGTGGAAATTGCTAAGGCGATGACAGTATATAAAGAAGGAATGAGCCAGGAAGAGGCTGCACGTGCTGCCGTGGATGCGGTGAGAGCACTGTCAGTAAGAGTAGGTATTCCGCAACACCTTTCTGAATTGGGTATCAAGGAAAGCGATCTCGACAAATTGGCTACAGCTGCTATTGCCGATGTTTGTACACCGGGTAATCCTCGCGAGGTGACGAAGGAGATTATTCTGGATTTATACAAAAAAGCGTTGTAA
- a CDS encoding outer membrane beta-barrel family protein → MKSYYYLSLMLCALSAGVSAQEITKSTDVESERTLSADSIITQDKQLDSLYQSLPEVMITGQRPIVKAEQGKLVYDLPRLIGNLPVDNAYDAVKELPGVTEMNGGLMLAGQGVTVILDGKVTTMSTEQLYSLLKSIPSSRIEKAEVMYNAPARYQVRGALINITLKQSTGGPSSWQGELYGKYNQKHYEGFNERASLIYNGNKFSADFLYSHNHGRGYSLTDKEAMHSLADGSVHHITTDEMGRSRSHTHSFRVGADYNIAKDHQLSFVYNGSYSTYHSLMDIYGTQQSNTRSNSTDWLQNGRLDYRAPFGLKAGAELTYYRSPSDQLLHSSMQGEELAFYTEDCQRINRWKFFLAQEHKLGRGWGLNYGAVYTTSIDHSYQYYYDTEKDAGTKAGVSTGIPDNMQSRRREQTLNFYAGFNKSFGDKLSLDASLAVEHYKTPVWNQWDWYPTINLSYMPAPGYVWQLALSSDKDYPDYWAVQDAISYLGGGYSEIHGNPFLKPAQEYQLQLTHILKSKYIFSAWFTHTKDYSTQTLYQSSERLVEIYKHLNFNYQQQAGVQASIPFDIKQWLNSRLTLIGVWHHEKDDDFWDIPFNRNICYGIAVLTNTFTLSKKPDLKLTLTGMARSKATQGIYDLPSSGYVNAALRYGFAKGKAILNLYCNDIFETGQIKPRIRFGTQNVTNDYACFREIGVSFTYKFGGYREKKREEVDTSRFK, encoded by the coding sequence GCTATGTGCATTGAGTGCAGGAGTTTCCGCTCAGGAAATAACAAAGAGTACGGATGTAGAGAGCGAACGGACACTCAGTGCGGACAGTATTATAACACAGGACAAGCAACTGGACAGTCTTTACCAATCTCTTCCTGAAGTAATGATTACCGGACAACGTCCCATCGTGAAAGCGGAGCAAGGTAAATTGGTGTATGATCTTCCGCGCCTTATCGGTAATCTGCCCGTAGATAATGCTTATGACGCTGTGAAGGAACTGCCGGGCGTAACAGAGATGAATGGCGGGTTGATGTTGGCAGGGCAGGGGGTAACTGTTATATTGGATGGCAAAGTTACCACCATGAGTACCGAACAGCTTTATTCTTTATTGAAAAGCATCCCGTCCAGTCGCATTGAGAAGGCGGAAGTGATGTACAATGCTCCGGCGCGCTATCAGGTGCGGGGTGCACTTATCAATATCACACTGAAGCAAAGCACCGGAGGCCCGTCTTCCTGGCAGGGAGAGCTTTATGGCAAATATAATCAGAAACATTACGAGGGCTTCAACGAACGTGCCAGCCTGATCTATAACGGAAATAAATTCTCAGCAGATTTTCTTTACTCACACAACCACGGACGGGGATATTCTTTAACCGATAAAGAAGCTATGCACTCTCTGGCGGACGGTTCGGTTCATCACATCACAACCGATGAGATGGGCCGAAGCCGTTCACATACCCATAGTTTCCGGGTAGGAGCGGATTACAATATTGCCAAGGACCATCAGCTGAGTTTTGTTTATAATGGAAGTTATTCGACTTACCACAGTCTGATGGATATTTACGGTACGCAGCAGTCTAACACCCGTAGCAACAGCACCGATTGGCTGCAAAACGGACGTCTGGATTACCGTGCGCCTTTCGGATTGAAAGCCGGTGCTGAACTGACTTATTACCGTTCTCCGTCCGATCAGTTATTGCATAGCAGCATGCAAGGCGAAGAACTGGCCTTTTATACCGAAGACTGTCAGCGCATCAATCGCTGGAAATTCTTCCTTGCCCAGGAGCATAAGCTGGGTCGTGGATGGGGATTGAATTATGGTGCCGTTTATACTACCAGTATCGACCATAGTTATCAATACTATTATGATACGGAGAAGGATGCGGGAACAAAGGCAGGTGTGAGCACAGGTATTCCCGATAATATGCAATCCCGCCGTCGTGAACAAACTTTGAACTTCTATGCGGGTTTCAATAAAAGTTTCGGTGATAAACTTTCTCTGGATGCTTCGCTTGCCGTGGAACATTACAAGACGCCGGTATGGAATCAGTGGGACTGGTATCCTACCATTAATCTGAGTTATATGCCTGCCCCCGGCTATGTTTGGCAATTGGCTTTGAGCAGCGATAAGGACTATCCTGATTATTGGGCAGTGCAGGACGCTATCTCTTATCTGGGCGGTGGATATTCTGAAATACATGGGAACCCGTTCCTGAAACCAGCTCAGGAATATCAACTTCAACTGACACATATTTTGAAGAGTAAATATATCTTTAGTGCCTGGTTTACCCATACGAAAGATTACTCTACCCAGACTCTTTATCAATCTTCTGAACGTCTGGTGGAAATCTATAAACATTTGAATTTTAATTACCAACAACAGGCAGGAGTACAGGCTTCTATACCTTTTGATATAAAGCAATGGTTGAATTCTCGTTTAACTTTGATTGGTGTATGGCATCATGAGAAGGATGATGATTTCTGGGATATTCCTTTTAATCGGAATATTTGTTATGGTATTGCCGTACTGACAAATACTTTCACTCTCTCTAAGAAGCCTGATCTGAAACTGACACTGACGGGAATGGCTCGTAGTAAAGCGACTCAGGGAATTTATGATTTACCGTCTTCAGGGTATGTAAATGCTGCTTTGCGGTATGGCTTTGCCAAAGGAAAGGCTATTTTGAATCTTTATTGCAATGATATCTTTGAGACGGGACAGATAAAACCACGTATCCGCTTTGGTACGCAGAACGTGACGAATGATTATGCTTGTTTCAGGGAAATCGGGGTGTCGTTTACGTATAAGTTCGGAGGATATAGGGAGAAGAAGAGGGAGGAGGTGGATACGTCGAGGTTTAAATAG